In the genome of Primulina tabacum isolate GXHZ01 chromosome 13, ASM2559414v2, whole genome shotgun sequence, the window AGCCGCCCCTTTCTCTTATCATCGTTCCTAGCCTTTAGTCAATGGAACCAGCCACTAACCAACCTCACATAGCCCACCCTAAGACCCTACTAGACCCACAAGACTCACGGCCACACAGCCCCATGCAACCCAAACCACACACAAGATCGCTATCTACACCCGAAGCACGCCCGAGACCAACACAAATGTCCCTCAATCATGCGGCCTCTACCCTAGCCCCAGCCATGTTCGAGCCACCCTAGGCCACGGTCCAGACCCATTAGGACCTGGTCTCGGGCTAAGGACGTCCTTTGCACATCCGAGCCTCCCCATCATCCGATCTGCTCTCCAACAAGCTTCGGTCGAAGCATTGCTCCCAAACCCTTCGGCCAACAGCACTTAGTCTCGACCCTAGTACTAATTTTCCTTAAACCTTGACATGTTTCATCCCTCTAGCATCAGCAACcgacagccccttgcacaagGATTATAAAAATGTGATTTGGATGTATAAAAATGTGGATTTCATGACCAAATCGAAGCATAAATGTAAAACCATACAAGGACCGAGCATTATACATGAATGGCACGCATATCAGCATATAAATACGACGTGAATGATGGAAAAGAAGATACgtggcgtgccttgatgattatatGCTAGAAAACTTGAAGATGCGCGCGTCGCGGAAGCACTAGAGAAGCGGGGAGGAATTTCCTTGGAAGAGAAAGACTAGGCCGAGAGTTGCTGCTATTTTTCTTTGACAATGCCGATGGGGAGGTTGCTGAAATGAGGTGGGCGGCTGCTGATggttaggtttaggtttagggtggATTAGTGTAATATTTAAATAGATAACCAAgtactaatgggccctaatttgGATTTAAAAAGGattaaagggttttgagcccattaagcttaaaaataaacccatcaaatccaaacacactcccgaaaagtatttcgtttaggtacgtttttgaaaatattgcccgaactctcaaaaagtcatccgaatctttaaaatttgcataccaattaaaaatatgaccaagcgggtaaaaatacccattaaggtccattttcgaaaaatacacttaaaaaaacACACtccataataattaattaaaattaatcacttcataaaataatttttcctaataattctccggtctccgttcctcgttcgagcgcgaaactaatctagaaaccctaatgaataaacttttaaaattaacgTGAAATAACTCCTAACCAtgaaataattatgcattaaatgcataaaaataaataaacatatattttaaataaaaacctaGACTGCATGCATTTAGGTtacgtaaatttaaatttcctagaccttacaataTGATTTTGCTATTATTACACAAAGATATATCACGTCATTATCGAATTTATTTACAACTCTTGATATACAAATGATTGCATatttgatcgggatatatgagttgaaggaatTGTATTGTACGCTAAACAAAACTTAAGATTTTTGCAAGCACTATCAATGATATCTAGGAGATCATGTGACGATTTTACTAGACGCTCATATTATGATCGATTAGGTGGACTTgagttttgacattcttgatcaagaggTTAATGAAAAGAATAAGCTACTTAGGGTAAGcacgaataagaataaatattgtTCTGAATTACATGaagttgtgaactcacggctagctgtatctatGAAATATTGAAAGTCACACAACTATTGGATTTTGTGTTCCCGATGATAAATTATAcaaaaattgaagattgttggataatatatgattttaacgaaCAAGAGCAGAatatagtggtgttattttgaattatttctaaCTTATTATAATTAGAGATTTTAATCGTTGAACTGAAATTGACTTGGGTACAGGAAGTAACAAGATTCACATGTTTGCTGCAGGGGATAGGGCTCATCCCCAAACGGAGGAGATTTATAAGAAGCTTGACGAGTTGGGGGAGGACATAGAGAGTGCTGGTTATGTCGCAGACACGAGTCATGCGTTGCAAGAAGTTGGTGCTAATGAGAAGAGCCAAGCTATTAGGTATTAAAGCTAGAGATTAGCCATTGCATTTGCTCTAATTAAGTTTCCACCCGAACGACCAAGTAGAGTTATGAAAAAGTTGCGTGTGTGCGGTGATTAAAGTTTATTTCCAAGTGCACTGGAAGGACTGTTATTGTTAGAGATTACTGGAAAACAGCTTGATCATTGCATAAAGGTAGGCTGTACACTTGGTATTGGTGTGCATTGGCGGCGGTGCTGTCTcggaagaaaagaaaaaatgaaagGCCAAGAGCCTGGTTTCGGTTTCTTTGAAGTACAATTTTCATCTGAAGTCTACAAATGTATGAATATGTTCTTCATCTTTACAGTGTTCAAACATAAGTGTCTCAGTTCAACTGTTACATTTGGAGTTCTTTGTATTTTAACGATCATGTTCTTCGTTTATTTTGTTAGGTTGATTGGAAGCTCGAAGAGGACCAAAATACAAAGAAGAGTGGATCGAGACCTATGAGCCTCACGAGTGATTTACACTCGGTGAAGCAAATCACGTTTAACTACGTGAATGAATGATATTTAGTTTTACAATGTTGaaaatttatacaaattaatatgtttaatttttagttTTAAGTCCAAACTTTTGAAGAAATTAGTGCGTCTTCATGCTAAATTTTGGTCACAAGGTTTTTGTATTTAGACCAAATTCAGGGCTATCGATGACGCAGAGGTCGGTCAGATTTGTTTTCAAACGTCTATTTTGTTAATAATTAAGTATTGTAAAAAACTtcaattattttgaatttttcgcGAGAAAAAAACAGAAAATGTGTTGGTTCTCCTGCAATTTTAACTAATATATTAcgagtaatttattttaaatatgatagtATTTGAGTGCTTTCGTGACGACAAATTTCGTTTTTCGAAGCTCAAGAAAAGAAGCTGGGTATTTCTGAACTCTAACGAATATCCAAAGAAACCAATGTTCTGGTAATAAATAAACTTCATATTTTTCAGATTGAAAAGtaaaatatgaatcaaaatttcgaattttgaaGTAAAATATATAGAATCTTCGTTGAAATTggaaattttattatttcaaacgGGTTTTAGGATGTTAATAGACAagaatatcatatacacataagCATAACCAGATCACTGGCATCTGCAAAAGAGAATATAACATAATGTTGAGTGTACTATAGAAAAACAACACTCAAAACACTTCAAGATGATTTGAGACTGAGACTAACAATCACAGATTTGAAGGGTGGGGGTGATCGAGCGCACGTATGATCAGTGTGCACTGACCAGGAAAGCATGCTGGCAGACTCCACACTCTATGGTTTCTGAGCCTGAGCTGGGAACTTGAACCTGCTCCAAATTAAACAGGGCACGGTGAAAATGACAAGAAAAAACCGATTTCATAAACTTCAACGCCAATATGAGAATTGTTTGAACCTGCAAATGGACTGTACAAGTGGGGCAAGCAACCTCTTTCATCCGTCTGGCTGAAACATCTGACTTGGAGCCCTGGagaaaataaatgaataaaaaaagaGGTGGCAGTTCGAATCTATGTATTGTCGACGAGCTAGCACACAAAGATATATGAAGATGAAAGCCAACTAATTCAAGATACTCAAATCTCCATATCAGAATAGCTCAATAAACCTGGTGTTGGTTATATGAGCCGGATAGTTGACTTTAATTAAACTAAAACTCCGATGATGGGAAAAAAAGAATACTGTCAAGGATGGATGAGCACATTTACCTGATGACACCTTGCAGCTTCTCTCCATCGCCTCCTGTAAGAATCAACAACCCAATTGAAAACCATTGAAAAACAGCTTCACAACAATGAAACATAAGCACAAACTAAAACCCCAAACAAAAGCAACTTGTGTCAAGCATTGGTACTTGAGTCAACACAATTAAGAAATTAACTTGTTGAAACCTCCACAAAGGAAACTCTCCAATTTGGTTAGCACTCACATGCCTAAAATGGGAAGAACAGAATATTTCGAGTTGAAATGTTGCAAATGAGGGCATTGGAAACATAATTCACAACCACGAGAAAACATGCTACCACATAACGTCACACGTAAAGTTATCAAATGATGAttgaacaaaacataaaaccacATTAAAACAATATCAATCCTGAATATTTTGACAGATCAAACAACAATGCAGCACGGCAAAAGGAGCAAGTATGCAAATATTATGTTTACGGGTATCAACAGATACATTGAATGTCAAAGTAGGTGACACCTGAAGTTTCTTTGCAAGATCATTGTGAACTTGAGTAACAGTAGATCTGTTACCACCTTCCTTTGCATAACTCAACCTCTGAGAAACTTCAGCCTACaaaaatagcataatttcaaattatCCTAATGTCATAGCTCCATGAATCATTATCTCAAAAATGCTCATTGTCAAAGGCAGGAGGAACAtgcagattttttttttgttgacaAAACTGAAAGTATAAAATGAATGCATCTGTATCTGGACAGCATCATCGGATTCACCAAGCAATCACTTCTACATCTAGTCAATAAATCTAGAGCAAGAAACCATGGTAAACAAGGTTTGGGGAAGACCCTAATGGGAAGAATATAATTGACACATACCAAGCATTGATCGCAAACTCTAACCACTGGAGCATTCTCATCAGCAGTAAGAGCAGTTCTACCCTGAGTACACTTGTCACAGAAAATATCTCCACAGTTTCTGCAATGATGCTGAAAAGTAGGACCAAAATCACTGTTTTATACATAAATCAGAAAATATATACCCATGAAACATCATATACATGCACACACAAGAAAGATGCACATTTTATATATGCGGAAGAAAGTATGatcataaatattaaataacacATTCCAAACACGGAATAATTGAAAGAAATGGAGGAAATGTGCATAGAAGAAACGACAGGACATGCCTTCCGCACAAAAGCATTGAAATCTGTCCCACAAGCTGTGCATTTCGGTGCTGCTTCGTCAGGAACCTATTATCAAGTCAGAAAATAAATTAGAACCTGAAGTTTCCATAAAGTTTAAAACAGAAGATAAAGATTTACTCCTAGGATTGGTGGAATTGCCTTACATTTTTCACTGTCCAAAgactaataaaaataataaaatatttagagttgAGTGATTGCCCATATAAAAAATGCAATTAAAAAGATCAATAGGACTCCAACATAGTTTTTTGGGGCGCAAGACGACCTAAAGCGCTAGGGTGTCTTCAGACCTGAGGCGCGAGGCGAAGCGCACATTTTATCGAAGTAAAGCACATTTGACACAAGTTTTAAATTCAACATATATAaagtaatttatattatttaaattaaatgtttttcacaaaaataaCAAACAATATAAATACAAATCCATTAATAGATAACGTAGCATATATCATAACTAAAAACAAGCTccaatcatttaaaattaattagtaAGTCGTAAAGTGATCAcagtatattaaaaaaaaacttcaaaaatctaaatcatcaaatttaTCTTCATCCTCCTCAACTGTATCATCATCATCTCCAGAAGCTGAAGCTCCAGAGATTGGAACGTTCGGCAGCAGAGACACACAGacgcaaaaaaaatttaaggcaATGACGCGCAGACGCAGAAAGAATTTGAGCGAGGCCGCAAGGAAGATGAAACGTATGCATGCATATTGCAGGGcttttttaaacaataaaaagggACGAACTTTGTAATTGGGATTTAAAATTTGTGGgctaaattattttatattatatatgtattatgcACGCCACAAGCATACAGGCGCGCGTCTGTTTAAAGTTTTGCTCCTGGATAATAACCCAAGCGCAACGGGCGCGCCTGTGTGGCTCAGCCAGGCGCTCGCCTTTTATAAATATGGACTCTAGTCATGTGCACGATACAAATCGGAACTCCCACTTCCTCCAACCACAAGGACTGGACCCTCACCACACACTGTGTTGGATTCAAGAACCATTCAAGGACAATGAGAACTTCTGATTCATTGGACTGGCAGCTCTCCAGCTGATGCTTCTTGGATAGATGCAGCACAACTCGAGACCCAATACCCGTCCTTTGTGCTCGAGGAAGATTACGTTACTCCAGGCGGGAGTAATGTCAAGCCACCAGCCCAAGTTCAACAAATGGGCCAAGCCCAGAAGATGTCACGTATAGAGGATGTCACGCATGGCAAGTTTCGATCGAAGGGCAACTGAAGTCTCTTGAAGTTGAAGAAGTCTACACTctatatgtttaatttctttttagTAAAACTAGATTATCCTCGGATGTTATCTTCGGATTTTTATCCAGCCATTAGGTGGTTTGTTTTTCAAATTTGTAGGTGGTTTATCTTTTAGGATTCTGATCTTTTCGGTTTATAAAGATTAGGCGCACTCATGTATAAATATTCATTGAGATGCAATTGATAAAGCAAGCTTAAATTTCAGTACAATCAATTGTTATAAAAATCGTGATGTTCTCTTCATCGGGCCTCAACACTTCCATTAACAATGGGCAAGGAGTAAAACACAAAAGAATAAAGAGACATCTTGACGATTTTCGAGGATAATGTCCCATAACCCAAGCCATTGCTCACGCACGTGACAGTTGACTGTACTGATTAACCAAAAAATGTGATTTCTTTCCATTGTTTCTACGCAACTAGGTTTCGAGAAGatctaataaataataaatgcaATATAAATAGTTGATATAGAAAAACAAAAAAGGTATAAAAATTTATGTGGCTCATAAGACTAAataataagaaataatttaCCCAGTGATCTTTTTCTTCATTGACAGGCTTTATCAAATTCATCAAGTCCCCGAAACCTTTTTTTTTCTCAGTTGACTGTACAGCAACCTTGGGAGATTCAGAAGGCTGGCTTCTTCCATTCATCTCCTTAAACTGCAGTTTCAAAGagtaacaaaatattttactgGTTCAACAACTTTTTTAATAGATTCCACGTATTCATTCTTAATATTTTCATATGTAAGAGTGGCAGTTCACTGGTCGCAAGTGGGACAGAAAAAATATGCAAACAAAAACCACAACCACACAAGATGGTACTGACGAGTCATCGATGCTTCAGACACTGCATAGTTCTCTACATCTGTGTAACAGCATGATCATTTGAACAAAATAAACAATCACAAACCTGTACAACCGCAGCAGTAACTGTGTCCAAAATTGTGTTGGTGATATAACTATTTGACTGCAATCTGATACGCCTCGGTTCAATGTCGACGGAGCTTTTTGACCAGAAGGCAAATGTCGATGAATCCAAAGCCTAAATATGAAGAAACCAGCGGTTTAACTGAAATACATCTTGGTAAGAAGATAATCGTAGGCAAAACCAATTTCGCATTAAAGCAGTAACCGATGAATGATTTGTTAGGTTAACCAGAATAATAATCATCCTTCCCAGTATACCTACCCATTcacccaaagaaagagtttacaCACCCCATATAAATATCTTCTAGATAATAGCACTTACCCGTGTTTAAATTCGGTAAATTTTAAAGATTGGAAATTTCAGCTTCACACCATATTGCAATTCATATAAAATCGAAAATTGTGGGTTATTTTGGTGGCTGATAAAACTATATGCACTTAACTTTTCCATGTAAACTTCATAAACTCCAAACATTCCTCCCAATCCAATTAACTCTACCCTGTTAGGAAAAGACCGAATCAAAACATACTTCGCATCTGGATATTGAGTCAAGAAGATATATTCGCAGTATCCGATTGGTGCTTGGGTCCAGCATACGGATTCCATCCAGGCCAATCTGAAAGcactcaaaataaaaatatttcaagctAAAAACGTTAATTGATGCTGCACatgaatacagataaaaaagAGGAACTTCGATTCTACCATTGCATATAACTAAGTgacatcataaatcataaaattttgttggatttttttcattttctgcatTTACATTGTAGCATATCATTAAAGATTTTCCCACCAAAAACAAGGAAAATAgagaaaataatcaaaataagtATAAAAGCCACCACAGccttaaaaatataatacaaCAAACCAATTCATACCTATCTACACACTAAGAAATTGCATTTCAATGAGATGGAGGAGCCCAGGAGACTACCTGTTTTCCATACGCACAAATGTgcacatcttaaaaattatgTCTATGTCAAGAAATATTCTCACTAGAAAAAGGTTGACAAATTTGGTGTCCGACACAATTTCTGATGCGAAAATGAAGAGCCAAACAACATCACACCTTCACAACTCTCGCCTAGCACGACATGCAATTCCATTTCAAATTAACTCACTTAATTATCGCATGGTAAGAAGGGTGACAACAATTTGAACTAGATAGATTTCATAACCAAGGCAAAAGAAAATAAAGTGATAAATTCAGTTGCAAAAAACTTTTGACATTAATGAATCCAAACCATTTTGTTAAGCATTTAGTGAATCATGTTCAGATATTTTTTAACTTCTAAATTTACAACTTGATAAAAGTGGCTCCATGATAATCAACCCGTCAAATCGCAAAACAGTTGCTTAAGTTATGTCCTAAACAGCACCAAAAGTTATGTCCTAAACAGCAGCGTCGTGATCAAACACAAATGCAAATAAACTAGGCAAAACCCAAAACTTTAAGAATATAAAAGGTAACAGTCATCCATATAAGACATTAAACTGTTAGCCGATTTCAATTCATATTGATTGTCGATGGAGTCATTTGTTACCAGATATATCTAGGCTATTTCAATGCGTGAAAACGCACAATTTTAAATAAGAAACAATACAATACAGAAATAATTAGACGTATTTAGTTAGTATTACAGTGAAAAGTAAAACGCGTTCACAAAGTACTTAATTCTTTGCACAAACCTGGCAAAGTACATCCGTTGTGCTCTGGCCAACACTTTCTGCCAACAGCTTCAACCTGAACTTTTGAATCCCACTTTTATCATCTTGCTGAGCATCCGCCTTCGGCACTGCTCTCACAACCTTCAACCCAGAATTCGCAGGATGCTCCTTCCCCAAAGAAGAAGAACCCCCTATGGGCCTTCCAAAATCATCAAAACCAGACCAAGTAGATGACTTTGGAGCTGTTCCCCGAGCTCCATAAGGCTCTCTACTCCCTTTGTAAGCGTACACTCCCTCGTTACTCCCGTAGTCACCGTCATTTCCATATGCGCTGTATCCAATATCCGCTATTTCTGATCCCACAACTGACCTGCTCCCGCCTAAATTCCCATCAAGATAACCATCATGTTTGGTAGTATTATCATACGAGGATTCATAAAGAGCGGAATTTAACTGAGGGTATTGAGAAGAGGGATGAACAAAAGGATAATTTGAATTGGGCGAAGTCTGGCTGGGGCTATGGTCAGTGTTTGAGGCATAATTTGGAGGAGGCGGCGGCGGCTGATCGTAAGATGGATAATACGCCGATGATTGAGCTGGGGAGGGAGGTTGATAAGTCACATGTGCTTCGAATTGGGGGAACGATAAAGAGGGCTCAAGTGGTTGATACGATGGGGCGGTGGGGAGAGGATCGGGATTTTGAGAAAACTGAGGATATGAAGAGGAGCTGTGGCTGTAAGAGGCTGAGTAGTCCGCAGAGGAAGGCGGAAGAGGATTGTAGCCGCTGGTCGAGAACGGTGGCGCTGAGGCGTACGGAGGCGGCGGGTGGTGAATAGGATCGATCTGACTCGGGTTCGGGTTATTGGTTTCCGGGTAGTACTGCTGTTGGTTGTTGTAGTAAGGATCGGTGGAAGCATAATTGCCGTGCTGCATGGCGTGAGCTGACGGCGAAGAGTAGGAAGCGGTGATTTCTGATCCGAAGGAAGAGGGGAAGAATTGGGTTAAAAAGAAGGAGAAGGAAACGGAAAAGCGTGTGTAAGaaggatttttttaaattttgtttcaaCAAGGATTTAATTGACTTTTTCTCGAATCTTATTTGCCATTATATTTCTACTAACccaaaaaattacatataacccatatataaaattaatgGCATCTCAAAATACATGTTAGAGTAGTAGTATCTAACAAGTTAACTTGTTGTTTGGGTTTTTATTGACTTTATgttaaaataatcattattttaataatattttacggtttTATTCGATTATTGTTAGGATCGGAAAAAGAATTTAGAGGGGGTGAATGAAATCTTTCGAATTTTTGCTTTGAAAACTTTGATTTCAACCTTCTTCTTCTCAAACGGTTAGAAATGTGAACCACTATTAAGTGCGGAAAACGGTTCACAATTCTCAATGATAGCTTAGAACCGTTGGCAGGCTTAACAAAATAAAGCTGGAAAGGTAAGAGCTTGCGAGAAATAAAACAACACAAGGTTTTTTATggaatgttcggagattgaatactcctacgtcaccccttcttcctcttcaagaaggattccactaaatgactttggctttacaaaactttttgcaacagcccactccaatcaggacttatcacactgcttgttttggaactcttagtgatcactttacatttctggattttaagaacaTTTAGTTCACCAGACACCATGACATAATCGAATAACC includes:
- the LOC142522303 gene encoding protein FREE1-like, which codes for MQHGNYASTDPYYNNQQQYYPETNNPNPSQIDPIHHPPPPYASAPPFSTSGYNPLPPSSADYSASYSHSSSSYPQFSQNPDPLPTAPSYQPLEPSLSFPQFEAHVTYQPPSPAQSSAYYPSYDQPPPPPPNYASNTDHSPSQTSPNSNYPFVHPSSQYPQLNSALYESSYDNTTKHDGYLDGNLGGSRSVVGSEIADIGYSAYGNDGDYGSNEGVYAYKGSREPYGARGTAPKSSTWSGFDDFGRPIGGSSSLGKEHPANSGLKVVRAVPKADAQQDDKSGIQKFRLKLLAESVGQSTTDVLCQIGLDGIRMLDPSTNRILRIYLLDSISRCEALDSSTFAFWSKSSVDIEPRRIRLQSNSYITNTILDTVTAAVVQFKEMNGRSQPSESPKVAVQSTEKKKGFGDLMNLIKPVNEEKDHWVPDEAAPKCTACGTDFNAFVRKHHCRNCGDIFCDKCTQGRTALTADENAPVVRVCDQCLAEVSQRLSYAKEGGNRSTVTQVHNDLAKKLQEAMERSCKVSSGSKSDVSARRMKEVACPTCTVHLQVQVPSSGSETIECGVCQHAFLVSAH